A single region of the Bacillus cereus genome encodes:
- a CDS encoding ArsB/NhaD family transporter, whose product MEQSAHEVANWQYYFAIAVFLVTYGFIISEKLNRAVIALFGAAIMIIFGVVDLHTAFTSHIQWETITLLIGMMILVHITSQSGVFEFVAIKAAKAASGKPIRILLLLSLLTAVGSAFLDNVTTVLLIVPVTLSITRILKVNPVPYLISEVLFSNIGGTATLIGDPPNIMIGSANKHLDFNAFLLNLAPIVIIISIVTLGIIYFMYRNKLKTTPEQIKKLMALNEKDYIKDQSLLLKSITILGLTILGFVLHSIIHVDAAVIAMTGATLLMLIGAKEHEIEDIFAHVEWVTIFFFAGLFVLVGGLIDIGLISSLAKEVIDVTNGDIGFAAILILWVSGIASATIDNIPFVATMIPLIQDLATGLGLSVDSPQIEVLWWALSLGACLGGNGTLIGASANVVVAGIAKREGHGFSYMDFLKIGFPLTIIALLLSHAYIYLRYLM is encoded by the coding sequence CTGCTATTATGATTATTTTTGGCGTTGTAGATTTACATACCGCTTTCACATCACATATTCAATGGGAAACGATTACCCTTTTAATTGGGATGATGATTCTCGTACATATTACGAGTCAATCCGGCGTGTTTGAATTTGTAGCCATTAAAGCAGCAAAAGCAGCTAGCGGAAAACCAATCCGCATTTTATTGTTACTATCCCTATTAACCGCTGTCGGTTCTGCATTTTTGGACAACGTAACAACCGTATTATTAATCGTTCCTGTTACACTATCCATTACACGTATTTTAAAAGTAAATCCTGTTCCTTATTTAATTTCAGAAGTACTATTTTCAAATATAGGCGGAACAGCAACATTAATCGGTGACCCGCCGAACATTATGATTGGATCAGCAAATAAGCATTTAGACTTTAATGCCTTTTTACTTAACTTAGCTCCAATCGTAATTATTATTTCTATCGTTACACTTGGCATTATTTACTTCATGTATCGTAACAAACTAAAAACAACACCTGAGCAAATTAAAAAATTAATGGCATTAAATGAAAAAGATTATATTAAAGATCAAAGTCTCCTTTTAAAATCCATTACGATTTTAGGACTAACTATTTTAGGCTTTGTACTACATTCTATTATTCATGTAGACGCTGCCGTTATTGCGATGACAGGTGCTACTCTACTGATGTTAATCGGAGCGAAAGAACATGAGATAGAAGATATATTCGCTCACGTCGAATGGGTAACAATTTTCTTCTTTGCCGGATTATTCGTTCTCGTTGGCGGGTTAATTGATATCGGACTAATTTCTTCACTCGCTAAAGAAGTAATCGACGTAACAAATGGTGATATCGGTTTCGCTGCTATACTTATCTTATGGGTATCTGGCATCGCATCTGCGACAATTGACAATATCCCCTTTGTCGCAACGATGATCCCGCTTATTCAAGATTTAGCTACAGGACTCGGACTATCTGTCGATTCTCCGCAAATCGAAGTACTATGGTGGGCTTTATCACTTGGAGCTTGCTTAGGAGGAAACGGAACGTTAATTGGAGCATCAGCAAACGTAGTCGTTGCTGGTATTGCAAAACGTGAAGGACATGGGTTCTCTTATATGGACTTCTTAAAAATCGGTTTCCCCTTAACGATCATTGCGCTATTGTTATCACATGCTTACATTTATTTACGTTACTTAATGTAA
- a CDS encoding DUF4440 domain-containing protein produces the protein MEGFSPLRECLYQLEERLLKPEVRTSQKELKKILADDFFEFGSSGKVLYKNEDIDKNGIGVVKMTLSDFEVHPLSKDVVLTTYRIFNETNNQHSLRSSIWKFREGRWQMYFHQGTPAKF, from the coding sequence ATGGAAGGTTTCTCTCCATTAAGAGAGTGTTTATATCAGCTAGAGGAACGATTACTTAAGCCAGAGGTTCGCACATCTCAAAAAGAGCTTAAAAAGATACTTGCAGATGATTTTTTTGAGTTTGGGAGTTCTGGTAAAGTTTTATATAAAAATGAGGATATCGATAAAAATGGAATAGGCGTGGTAAAAATGACTTTAAGTGATTTTGAAGTACATCCTTTATCCAAAGATGTAGTATTAACTACTTATCGAATATTCAATGAAACAAATAATCAACACTCGTTACGTAGTTCAATTTGGAAATTTAGAGAAGGAAGGTGGCAAATGTATTTTCACCAAGGTACACCTGCTAAATTTTAA